One Oryza glaberrima chromosome 11, OglaRS2, whole genome shotgun sequence genomic region harbors:
- the LOC127755200 gene encoding disease resistance protein RGA5-like isoform X1 translates to MNNLLRELLSQIKSNEPMESYSDQQVVDKLRAELKEKRYIVVIDDIWKKSAWETIQCALPKSACASRIITTTRIKSVAEFCCTSNEDFVYQMKQLSKADSENLFLKRTFRAEDECPNHLKGIMTKILHKCDGLPLAIITLASLLADKPKIKEEWERVVNYMDSINEKDNSLEVMDKILSLSYNDLPHHLKNCLLYLSTFLEDHDIDKDILVWRWIAEGFVTTKQGFTLEEVAESYFYELINRSLIQHIQIKPYGEGGCRVHDIVLNFLIFRSTEENFFTKLDGQDLPSSHSWIRRLLVWNKQENARATSQGTLDLSNLRSIDIRHDDGWMMSRLLNLPVLRVLNLEGIALCNSNLDCIVSLFHLRYLGLRRSRIGSLPVQIGKLECLQTLDLSDTPVLELPESIIQLKKLMRLVGNHLILPDGFGNMESLHELGVLCGYRSSINFVNFGKDLQLLRNLRVLRVRFFPEGTSNYHLETRKEALMSSLCKLGGNNLRALYISNHIGSGDCFADSWCPLPRFLQKFVCYSKHSFSTFPKWICPSLSSLTYLDFKVKRMEGGDLRILEDLPALIALYLQVDEVPRDGVMISHGAFQCLERLRFYNRNGPGLVLKGGMPKLEWLSLAFHGGRAQSTYGSLEVSIRQMSSLKYINLIVHVISGNENDIKNFNSVIYEQVRILPHRPEANIKFCSVEPPQQAQKST, encoded by the exons ATGAATAACCTTCTGAGGGAGTTGCTATCTCAAATTAAGAGTAATGAACCAATGGAATCGTATAGTGATCAACAAGTCGTCGACAAACTAAGAGCAGAGCTAAAAGAGAAAAG GTACATTGTTGTGATTGATGACATTTGGAAAAAGTCAGCATGGGAAACCATACAATGTGCACTTCCTAAAAGTGCCTGTGCAAGTAGAATAATCACGACAACTCGGATCAAAAGTGTAGCTGAATTCTGTTGCACTTCAAATGAGGATTTTGTCTATCAGATGAAACAACTTAGCAAAGCTGATTCAGAAAACTTATTTCTCAAACGGACTTTCAGAGCTGAGGATGAATGCCCTAATCATCTAAAGGGGATTATGACTAAGATACTCCATAAATGTGATGGTTTGCCATTGGCCATAATTACTTTAGCTAGCTTGTTAGCTGATAAACCAAAAATAAAGGAAGAATGGGAGAGAGTTGTGAATTATATGGATTCTATCAATGAAAAGGACAACAGTCTGGAAGTAATGGACAAGATATTGTCATTGAGTTACAACGATCTGCCACACCATTTGAAAAATTGCTTACTGTACCTGAGTACATTTCTAGAGGATCATGATATTGACAAAGATATCTTGGTATGGAGATGGATAGCTGAAGGATTCGTCACTACAAAACAAGGCTTTACTTTGGAGGAAGTTGCAGAGAGTTATTTCTACGAGTTGATAAATAGGAGTTTAATCCAACACATACAAATCAAGCCATATGGAGAAGGTGGATGTCGAGTTCATGATATAGTATTGAACTTCCTCATATTTCGGTCAACTGAGGAAAATTTTTTTACTAAGTTGGATGGCCAGGATCTCCCATCTTCACATTCATGGATTCGTCGGCTCCTAGTCTGGAACAAGCAAGAAAATGCAAGGGCAACATCACAAGGGACCCTGGATTTGTCTAATCTCCGTTCAATTGATATACGCCATGACGATGGCTGGATGATGTCTCGTCTTTTGAACCTACCTGTCCTTCGCGTGTTGAATCTAGAGGGCATTGCACTCTGTAATTCTAATCTTGATTGCATTGTAAGCCTATTTCATCTCAGATATTTGGGGCTCCGTAGGTCAAGAATTGGCAGCCTTCCTGTTCAAATTGGAAAGCTAGAGTGTTTACAAACACTCGATTTATCCGATACTCCAGTGTTAGAGTTGCCTGAAAGTATTATTCagctaaaaaaattgatgcgCCTTGTTGGAAATCATCTTATACTGCCAGATGGGTTTGGCAACATGGAATCCCTTCACGAGTTGGGGGTCTTATGTGGTTACAGAAGCTcaataaattttgtaaattttggtaaagaTCTACAGCTATTGAGAAATTTGAGGGTGCTGCGTGTAAGGTTCTTTCCTGAAGGAACTAGTAATTATCATCTGGAAACTAGAAAAGAAGCATTGATGTCATCCCTTTGCAAGCTTGGGGGAAACAACCTACGGGCACTCTATATCAGCAACCATATTGGTAGTGGAGATTGCTTTGCCGATTCATGGTGTCCTCTTCCACGTTTCCTCCAAAAGTTTGTTTGCTACAGTAAGCATTCCTTTTCTACTTTTCCAAAGTGGATTTGTCCCTCGCTCTCTAGTCTCACCTACCTGGACTTCAAGGTTAAACGAATGGAAGGAGGAGATTTACGTATTCTTGAAGATCTGCCTGCTCTAATTGCCCTATACCTACAGGTAGACGAAGTTCCCAGGGATGGAGTCATGATCAGTCATGGTGCATTCCAATGTTTGGAACGCTTGCGTTTCTACAATAGAAATGGGCCTGGTTTAGTACTTAAAGGAGGCATGCCAAAGCTCGAGTGGCTTAGCCTCGCATTCCATGGAGGTAGAGCACAATCCACATATGGCAGTTTAGAGGTTAGCATCCGGCAAATGTCCTCTCTCAAATATATCAATCTCATTGTCCATGTGATCTCTGGAAATGAAAATGATAtaaagaacttcaactctgttATATATGAACAAGTTAGGATTCTTCCACACCGTCCGGAGGCCAACATCAAATTTTGTAGTGTAGAGCCACCACAGCAGGCTCAAAAATCCACATAG
- the LOC127755200 gene encoding disease resistance protein PIK6-NP-like isoform X2, with the protein MGGVMEKILVSALMGVMSPLLGKLTNLIEKEYKEMKGVRKQLEQLRKELMAIDIALNKYAAMENQDTQMKGWIAEVRELAYDMEDIIDLCTYRVDHEPPDNTTTAVKRVIHKTLRKVKKFHHRHKFAKEIKELHVLVNEAYKRQKRYRIDKGASSKLHTKIDPRLPALYVEVEKLVGIEGPSNEIIDWFIREDKEPTRLRKIVSIVG; encoded by the coding sequence ATGGGAGGAGTTATGGAGAAGATCTTGGTGAGCGCCTTAATGGGGGTGATGAGCCCTCTGCTAGGAAAGCTCACCAACCTCATAGAGAAGGAGTACAAGGAGATGAAGGGCGTGAGGAAGCAGCTGGAACAACTCAGGAAGGAGCTGATGGCCATCGACATCGCGCTGAACAAGTATGCAGCTATGGAGAATCAGGACACGCAGATGAAGGGCTGGATAGCTGAGGTACGTGAGCTCGCATACGACATGGAGGACATCATAGATCTCTGCACCTACCGTGTTGATCATGAGCCACCAGATAACACAACCACTGCAGTCAAGAGGGTCATCCATAAGACTCTCCGCAAGGTAAAGAAGTTCCATCATCGCCACAAGTTTGCTAAGGAAATCAAGGAACTCCATGTTCTTGTTAATGAAGCATACAAGCGGCAAAAGAGATACAGGATTGACAAGGGCGCTTCTAGCAAGCTGCATACAAAGATTGATCCTCGGTTGCCTGCCCTGTATGTGGAGGTGGAAAAACTGGTGGGCATAGAGGGTCCAAGTAATGAAATAATTGATTGGTTCATTAGAGAGGATAAGGAACCAACAAGGCTGCGTAAGATTGTCTCTATTGTTGGATAA